TTCCGATCATCGGCGACGTGGTGCGGAACGTCGACCCGGCGCACATCTCCGCACTCGCGGCGGCCGATCACGGCATCGCGCGCCAGGCGGCGGAGGTGATGGGCCTGGGCGGGCTCAGCCAGACCGTGGTGTTCGGCAGCGAGGGCTACCTGGCCGTGTACGCGATCAACCGGATGTCGCTGATGGTCGTGCTCGGGGACAAGGGGCTGAACCTCGGCCGCCTCCTCCACGAATCCCGGGCCGTGATCGACCGGGTCGGAGCGATCCTCACCCCGCTTGCACAGCGTCCGCCGAACGAAAGGAACGATCCCGCCGGTGCCAGGGGCGAAGACACCCTCGACCGGCCGGAAAGCGTCACGAACAGCCTCGCCGGACGCCATTGACGAAGAACGCACACATCTTCCACCAGAGGGCACCGACACATGCCCATCCTCGGTGCATTGCTCTCGTCAATGGCGTCCCTGTGGCGACGCGTTCCCCCACGACCTAGGCACGGGCGGTCCGCCGCGTCGCCTCGACCACCGACCGACACGGAGAAGTGGAATTCGATGAACATCGACACCGCGTTGAAAGAAGCCATGTCCATCGCCGGCGCCATCGGTGTCGCGCTGGTCGACTACGACAGCGGGATGTCCCTGGGCACCAGCGGCGGGGGTGACTGGCTCAACCTGGAGGTCGCGGCGGCGGGCAACACCGAGGTCGTCCGGTCGAAACTGCGGGTCATCTCGATGCTCGGGCTCAACGACAGCATCGAGGACATCCTCATCACGCTGCACCGCCAGTACCACCTCATCCGGTTGATGGGCGGCGTGAAGTCCCGGGGTTCGCTGTTCCTGTACCTGGTGCTGGAAAGGGACACCGCGAACCTCGCCCTGGCCCGGCACCAGCTCAAGCGCATCGAGTCCGACCTGCAGGTGTAGGGACGCGCGTCGCCGGCGCACCGAACGCGGGTCTCTTGTGGACGGTCCGCTACTTCGCCGTCTCGAACTTGAACGCGGACAGCACGCCCGACGGCGGAGTCGTGTTCGGGGTGTGCACGCCGAGGGTGATCGCGTCGCCGGCCGGGTAGGCGTCGTCGGTGGCGGTCAGCTCGATGGTCCTGGGGTTCGACGCGCTGAACGCCGTCAGCGTCAGGCGGGACCCGTCGACCCGCACGGTCAGCTGGAGGTAGGTGCTCGCGCGGTCGAACGCGTCGGCGGCGAGGATCACCGACGTCTGCTCGTAGCGCGTGATGTAGACGTCGCCGTGGGCGCAGGCGCCGAGGCCGTAGTGCTGCCGGACGCGGACGGACACGCACGTGGTGGGGTTCAGCGCGTCGGCGACGACGTCGACCTTGTAGGTGTCGGGGAAGCGGTAGTCGGGCCAGCTCAGGGACACGGTCGCCTCACCGTTGTCGGAGGTGAAGAGGGACCCGGTCGGCGCGCACGTGACCGTGCCCCGGAGGAGTTGCCAGCGGGCGGATCCCTGGTCGCAGTCGGGTCCGGGGGAGGGGGCGAGGTAGGAGTACGGCTCTGGGCGGTGCGTGGTGGCGGTGGTGGTCGTCGTCGGCTCCGGCTGGGGTGTCGTCGTCCGGCTCTGAACGCCCTTGTCACCCTGGACGGCGACCACGACGACCGTCAGGGCGAGCACAGCGGACACCACCCCCGCCAACCAACCAACCCGCTCTACCCAGGCCCAGAACCTGTCCGGCCCGTGGCGCCTGGCGCGCAACCTGAGGGCGCCGAGGATGAGGGTGACGGCGAGGATGGTCGTCAGGATGACCGGTAAGGCGCCCTCTTGCATGCGACATGCTAACAACGCGAGAGCGCCCGCCGCTGCCGCCTCGGGCGTGGGGGTTGCCTCCCCCTAAGTGGCGAACCGGCCGTGTGGACCGGCCGTATCCCGCAGTGCGAGCCGATGAAGGTCTTTCGGCTTCACAGGCGGGCGTCGGGGTTCCCGGCGCGTCCACAACCCATCGTGAGGTTTCTGATGTCGCGAGCGCACTCAGTTCCCCAGCGCCGGAAACGCGTCGTGGTCGTCGGTCTGATCGGCGCAGGCGCGTTGAGCACCGCGATGGCCGTCGCCCGCACAGCCCGGAGCCGCAACGCCCAGACCCACGAAGCACGGAGCCGCAAAGCCCGCGGGCGGTGGGGCGGATCTCCTGCCCGGACCCGGTGATCCCGGTCGCCGTTCCGGCAGCGGCGCGCGGCGAGGTCGAGCGGGAGTTGGCCAACCTGGACAAGCAGGTCGCCGAGGCGGAGCAGCGGTTGCGGGACACCGTGGGTCAGGGTGGGCCGAACTTCGTGCAGAACGCGATCCTCGGGCCGCTCAAGAGCAAGCGCGAAGCGGCGTTGAACCGGATCGAGACCGCCATCGGGCGGGTCGCCGCCAAGCCCGAGGGGCTGGAGCGGTTCGCCACCTGTGCGGTGGAGTGACCTGCTCGCGGTGCAGTTGGTCCCGCGCGGGTGGGGTGGGGGAACGGGATGCGTACCCAAGCCCACCCGCGCCGGCCTCCAGCCGGGGTCACCCGCAGACCGCGCCTCCGCTGGCCGAGCCGACCAGGCGCGAGTACTTCGCCAGGACGCCGC
This DNA window, taken from Saccharothrix variisporea, encodes the following:
- a CDS encoding roadblock/LC7 domain-containing protein, producing the protein MVDYDALAAELRALRENVPGITDTLIAASDGIPIIGDVVRNVDPAHISALAAADHGIARQAAEVMGLGGLSQTVVFGSEGYLAVYAINRMSLMVVLGDKGLNLGRLLHESRAVIDRVGAILTPLAQRPPNERNDPAGARGEDTLDRPESVTNSLAGRH